The Methanobacterium sp. BAmetb5 genome includes a region encoding these proteins:
- a CDS encoding alanine--glyoxylate aminotransferase family protein: MDETLLMIPGPTRVAPRVLKAMSENIVNHRSALFGEILTETNQMMSEVFQTENQSYLITGSGTAAMEAALANTISKGDRVLNIVGGKFGQRFMQITETHKGIPVQLEVEWGHGVNPDDVRYILEEEEDIKAVTIVHNETSTGVANPIDEVGKILKDYDALYIVDTVSSLGGDDVFVDGYGIDICVTGSQKCLAAPPGIAAVTFSDDAWDVVDKTDNQTYYLNMKKYRKSGDATPPETPYTPAVSLIYAMQEALRVIMEEGLEERVRRHKLAAEATRNGVKALGLDLFAQKEVASNTVTSIKMPEGITDKELRGTMRERYRIELAGGQDHLKGNVFRIGHMGNITHREIISTIAALEMTMQGLGLDVEIGSGVAAVADTYLS; the protein is encoded by the coding sequence ATGGATGAAACTTTACTGATGATTCCCGGACCCACCCGTGTGGCACCCAGGGTCCTGAAGGCCATGTCAGAAAACATTGTTAACCACAGAAGCGCCCTTTTCGGTGAAATACTCACTGAAACCAACCAGATGATGTCTGAAGTATTTCAGACTGAAAATCAGTCTTACCTTATCACTGGCTCCGGAACGGCAGCCATGGAGGCCGCCCTGGCCAACACCATCAGTAAGGGAGACCGTGTCTTAAACATCGTCGGTGGTAAATTCGGACAGCGATTCATGCAGATCACCGAAACCCACAAAGGTATTCCAGTACAGCTGGAAGTAGAATGGGGACACGGTGTTAACCCTGATGATGTACGTTACATCCTGGAAGAGGAAGAAGATATTAAAGCTGTGACCATTGTACACAATGAAACCTCTACTGGTGTAGCTAACCCCATTGATGAAGTGGGTAAGATATTGAAGGATTATGATGCACTTTACATTGTTGATACTGTTTCCAGTTTAGGTGGAGATGACGTATTCGTGGATGGATACGGAATAGATATCTGTGTCACCGGCTCCCAGAAGTGTCTGGCTGCACCTCCGGGTATTGCTGCCGTCACTTTCAGCGATGATGCCTGGGACGTGGTGGATAAAACTGATAATCAGACTTACTATCTTAACATGAAAAAATACCGGAAAAGCGGAGATGCAACCCCACCAGAAACCCCTTACACCCCTGCAGTTTCATTGATCTATGCCATGCAGGAAGCATTAAGGGTGATCATGGAAGAAGGTCTGGAAGAAAGGGTCAGAAGACATAAACTCGCCGCTGAAGCCACCAGAAATGGTGTTAAAGCCCTGGGACTAGATTTATTCGCCCAGAAAGAAGTGGCCAGTAACACCGTAACCTCAATCAAGATGCCGGAAGGTATAACTGACAAGGAACTCCGGGGTACCATGAGGGAACGCTACAGGATTGAGCTGGCCGGAGGCCAGGACCATCTTAAGGGTAACGTGTTCCGTATCGGTCACATGGGTAACATAACCCACCGGGAGATAATCAGCACCATTGCCGCCCTGGAAATGACCATGCAGGGACTGGGACTGGATGTGGAGATTGGATCCGGTGTGGCTGCCGTGGCAGACACCTACTTATCCTAA
- a CDS encoding ORC1-type DNA replication protein, with translation MPGRVEDILMGEETLFKNITAFNPDYIPENYLHRESQMEALALCLRPALKGGKPVNSVVMGSPATGKTTAIHKIFEMVEGRSEKLVCAYVNCQLYNTRFNIFSQIYQHIFGHVPPETGVPFSRIYGEIMKKLANEGKALVVALDDINHLFYSKNANQILYDILRAHEVFPGVRTGVFAIISDIEFRYMLDKNVSSVFIPQEIVFDPYTFQEIRDILHDRVKVGFYPSVLSDELLDEITEVTLSTGDLRVGIDLLRTSGNFAEADASINIQREHLDKAMQDFDSHHIQDTIDKLSGDEKNLLRAIVKVEDEHPTAGNIFNILKEAKVNEGKSFSYASFDRALKKLEFVRLIDTRFTGKGIRGNTRLIIIRFDIKEIEKYLR, from the coding sequence ATGCCAGGACGTGTGGAAGATATTTTAATGGGCGAAGAAACTCTTTTTAAGAACATAACTGCATTCAATCCGGATTATATTCCTGAAAACTATCTTCACCGCGAATCACAGATGGAAGCCCTGGCACTATGCCTCAGGCCAGCTTTAAAGGGTGGTAAACCAGTTAACAGTGTGGTTATGGGTTCTCCAGCCACCGGTAAAACCACGGCCATTCATAAAATCTTTGAAATGGTGGAGGGCCGTTCCGAGAAACTGGTCTGTGCCTACGTCAACTGTCAACTTTATAACACTCGTTTTAACATTTTCTCCCAGATCTACCAGCATATATTCGGCCATGTGCCTCCAGAAACTGGTGTTCCCTTCTCCCGTATCTACGGAGAGATAATGAAAAAACTGGCCAATGAGGGGAAAGCCCTGGTGGTGGCCCTGGATGATATCAACCATCTATTTTACAGTAAAAATGCCAACCAAATACTTTATGACATATTAAGGGCTCATGAAGTATTCCCTGGCGTTCGAACCGGTGTTTTTGCCATAATATCAGACATAGAATTCCGGTACATGCTGGATAAGAATGTTAGTTCGGTCTTTATACCCCAGGAGATAGTGTTCGATCCCTACACTTTCCAGGAGATCAGGGACATACTCCACGATCGGGTTAAAGTTGGTTTTTATCCATCTGTTTTATCTGATGAATTATTGGATGAAATTACCGAGGTTACACTGTCTACCGGGGATTTAAGGGTGGGCATTGATCTTTTACGTACCAGTGGGAATTTTGCTGAGGCTGATGCCTCCATAAACATTCAAAGAGAACATTTAGATAAGGCTATGCAGGATTTTGACTCTCACCATATTCAGGATACCATTGACAAATTATCCGGGGACGAAAAAAATCTTCTAAGGGCAATAGTTAAGGTAGAGGATGAACATCCTACAGCGGGGAACATTTTTAACATCCTTAAAGAAGCGAAAGTAAATGAAGGGAAATCTTTCAGTTACGCTTCCTTCGATCGTGCATTGAAAAAACTTGAATTTGTGCGTTTAATTGACACTCGTTTTACAGGTAAAGGAATAAGGGGTAATACTAGGTTGATTATTATACGTTTCGACATTAAAGAAATAGAAAAATATCTTAGATAG
- a CDS encoding DUF4012 domain-containing protein has product MSKKLIALIILIILIAAGGLIVSHFYSQGKEKFEGNYNVLLLCADPSEQRPGVGGVDMAFVVNVKNLTMVNMTPIYPGGMSHPTLSPTADMKSNGIDRYYLHDSLWTSDVEGGAKIAQETVEYNTGMKTDLVVIVTPEAIDAIIKAIGPIYVEGQGTVSGNSIEFLREEQNANGMSRGSAVQSLMNGIKKAAQNPNNRKTLIDTMTSQYTQGNVYVFPPDAFREFVTYEGINSIF; this is encoded by the coding sequence ATGTCCAAGAAATTAATAGCATTAATAATATTAATAATCCTCATTGCAGCGGGAGGATTGATTGTATCTCATTTTTATTCACAGGGAAAAGAAAAATTTGAGGGAAATTATAACGTGTTACTCCTATGTGCAGACCCCTCTGAACAACGACCGGGTGTTGGAGGTGTGGACATGGCATTTGTAGTAAACGTGAAAAATTTAACCATGGTTAATATGACCCCTATCTATCCTGGAGGTATGTCTCATCCCACTTTATCTCCCACTGCAGACATGAAAAGTAATGGAATTGATAGGTACTATCTACACGATTCATTATGGACTTCAGATGTGGAGGGAGGGGCTAAAATAGCCCAGGAAACTGTTGAATATAACACTGGCATGAAAACTGATCTAGTAGTTATTGTAACCCCTGAAGCAATAGATGCCATTATAAAGGCTATTGGACCCATTTATGTGGAAGGTCAGGGTACTGTGAGTGGTAACTCCATTGAATTTTTGAGGGAAGAACAGAATGCCAATGGTATGTCCAGAGGTAGTGCAGTCCAGTCCCTTATGAATGGTATTAAAAAAGCAGCCCAAAATCCAAATAATCGAAAAACTCTCATAGACACCATGACATCCCAGTATACTCAGGGAAACGTATATGTATTCCCTCCAGATGCTTTTAGAGAGTTTGTAACTTATGAAGGTATAAACAGCATTTTTTAA
- a CDS encoding glycosyltransferase, whose translation MKIPPWVRKLKGFEELRRFRNSTRDSYKSWKHLTNSRFRKLQESRLAEFIKQDYKLTESQKKELYESIINQNTLNIDIENFDDDSPSVSIIIINRNGLKHLERLFEDFEEKIQYPNYEIIVVDNDSQDKSLTFLEGLSESLPLKLIKNTKNESFSKSNNQAAEIADGDYLFLLNNDVEPIYGWLNQMMKSALPSEEVGAVGAKLVYPDCSASRYNWRNSFKIQHTGIAFREEKGFIKPYNIGNGDAFTVDEDENINRAAITAAALLVSKDKFFQVDGLDEGYLYGYEDVDFCLKLLKKGYKNVCSSRALLFHYEFGTQESDKNNEVRERRLNNRRLFQERWGKWLRRELLLDKLNDNRIFSPKPLKVTFVVTETGENSSAGDYFTALSLGKSFKKFGWKIDYLSRTESKDWYEVDPDVDVLISLLDAYDIRRIRCENNLLIKVAWPRNWLSRWISHPDFVDFDLIMTTSETACHYIEDKTGMKTDLLPLATDPEIFNTEVVKSEEWECDYCFTGSYWKDPREIVDMLDPESIPYNFKLFGKNWDEFDKLKDYYEGFVNYQDIPRVYRSTRLVLDDANRVTKEYGSVNSRVFDAIASGVMVITNGDIGAEETFKGILPVYKSKKELKKLLELYLSHDEERKAKIKELKDFVLSHHTYDQRADKIRDCLESYILKRKMAIKIPAPSWDEVEEWGDYYLAMGLKKELERKDCEVVLQVLPEWEGDGDARCDTVLVLRGLSRYQPKPQHFNIMWNISHPDEVTIEEYNQYQHVFIASEFWAEEIAPKVDVPVEAMLQCTDPELFYPDPDDKYKHDLLFVGNSRGVHRKIIKDLLPTEEDLAVYGAGWEGLIDTKYIKGEHIPNKELRKAYSSCKILLCDHWDDMRDKGFLSNRLFDASACGAFIISDKVRGVEDVFGDTMVTYDNPDDLQSLINYYLINDEKKEEALDRTDLFNFTFEKRVELIIKLID comes from the coding sequence GTGAAGATTCCTCCCTGGGTAAGAAAATTAAAAGGCTTTGAAGAATTAAGAAGATTTAGAAATAGTACCAGGGACTCTTACAAATCCTGGAAACACTTAACTAACTCTAGATTTAGGAAGTTACAGGAGTCCAGGTTAGCGGAGTTTATTAAACAGGATTATAAACTCACTGAAAGCCAAAAAAAGGAGTTATATGAATCCATAATAAATCAGAATACTTTAAATATTGATATTGAAAATTTTGATGATGATTCACCCAGTGTTTCCATTATAATAATTAACAGGAATGGTCTTAAGCATCTTGAAAGGTTGTTCGAGGATTTTGAGGAAAAGATACAGTATCCTAATTATGAGATTATCGTGGTAGACAATGACTCTCAGGATAAATCCTTAACCTTTTTAGAGGGTCTTTCGGAAAGTTTGCCTTTAAAACTTATTAAAAACACTAAAAACGAGTCATTTTCAAAGTCAAACAATCAGGCAGCTGAAATAGCCGATGGTGATTACTTATTTCTTTTAAACAACGATGTTGAACCCATCTATGGCTGGCTCAACCAGATGATGAAATCAGCACTCCCGTCCGAGGAAGTGGGAGCTGTGGGGGCAAAACTGGTTTACCCTGACTGTTCAGCTTCTCGTTATAACTGGAGAAACTCCTTTAAAATTCAACATACGGGAATAGCATTTAGAGAGGAAAAAGGGTTTATAAAACCCTACAATATTGGTAATGGTGATGCATTTACTGTTGATGAGGACGAAAACATAAATAGGGCAGCAATCACTGCAGCAGCCTTACTGGTTTCTAAGGACAAGTTTTTCCAGGTTGATGGTCTGGACGAGGGATATTTATACGGGTATGAAGATGTGGATTTCTGTTTAAAGTTACTTAAAAAAGGTTACAAGAATGTATGTTCTTCTAGAGCATTATTGTTCCACTATGAATTCGGTACACAGGAATCTGACAAAAACAATGAAGTTAGAGAAAGGCGTTTAAATAATAGGAGATTATTCCAGGAAAGATGGGGAAAATGGTTGCGCAGGGAACTGTTACTGGATAAATTAAATGATAACCGAATTTTTTCCCCCAAACCTCTTAAAGTAACCTTCGTGGTCACTGAAACTGGTGAAAACAGTTCTGCCGGTGATTACTTCACCGCCCTATCCCTGGGGAAGAGCTTCAAAAAATTCGGCTGGAAAATTGATTACCTTTCCCGGACTGAATCCAAGGACTGGTACGAGGTTGACCCCGATGTGGATGTCTTAATATCCTTACTTGATGCCTATGATATTCGCCGGATTCGCTGTGAAAATAATCTACTCATTAAAGTGGCCTGGCCCCGGAACTGGCTCAGCCGGTGGATATCACACCCAGACTTTGTGGATTTTGACCTGATAATGACCACCAGTGAAACTGCCTGCCATTACATAGAAGATAAAACCGGGATGAAAACTGATCTACTACCCCTAGCCACGGATCCAGAGATATTCAACACTGAAGTAGTAAAAAGTGAAGAATGGGAATGTGATTACTGTTTCACCGGTAGCTACTGGAAGGATCCCCGAGAAATCGTGGACATGCTGGACCCGGAAAGCATACCCTACAACTTCAAGCTTTTCGGTAAAAACTGGGATGAATTCGATAAATTAAAGGATTACTATGAAGGTTTCGTTAACTACCAAGACATACCCCGGGTTTACAGGTCCACCCGGCTGGTGTTGGATGATGCCAACAGAGTGACCAAGGAATATGGATCAGTGAATAGCCGGGTATTCGATGCCATTGCCTCTGGCGTTATGGTAATTACCAATGGAGATATAGGTGCAGAGGAAACCTTTAAGGGGATCTTACCAGTCTATAAATCTAAAAAAGAGCTTAAAAAACTCCTTGAATTATATCTATCTCATGATGAGGAGAGGAAAGCAAAAATAAAGGAGTTAAAGGATTTTGTTCTGTCCCATCATACCTATGACCAGCGGGCGGATAAAATAAGGGATTGCCTGGAAAGTTACATCCTGAAGAGGAAGATGGCCATTAAAATTCCTGCACCAAGCTGGGATGAAGTGGAGGAGTGGGGTGATTACTATTTGGCCATGGGATTGAAGAAAGAACTGGAGAGGAAGGATTGTGAAGTAGTACTCCAAGTTTTACCGGAATGGGAGGGTGATGGTGATGCCCGCTGTGACACTGTCCTGGTTTTAAGGGGATTGAGCCGTTATCAGCCAAAACCACAGCACTTCAATATAATGTGGAACATATCCCACCCTGATGAGGTGACCATTGAGGAGTACAACCAGTACCAGCACGTGTTCATAGCATCCGAGTTCTGGGCTGAGGAAATAGCCCCAAAAGTTGATGTCCCTGTGGAAGCCATGCTGCAGTGCACAGACCCCGAACTCTTTTACCCGGACCCTGATGATAAATACAAACACGACCTGTTATTTGTGGGAAACTCCAGGGGAGTGCACCGGAAGATAATCAAGGATTTACTGCCCACTGAGGAGGACCTGGCAGTTTACGGTGCAGGTTGGGAAGGGCTGATCGATACAAAATATATTAAAGGAGAGCACATTCCCAACAAGGAGTTGAGAAAAGCTTATTCATCATGTAAAATCCTCCTTTGTGATCACTGGGATGATATGAGGGATAAAGGTTTCCTTTCAAATCGCCTATTCGATGCATCCGCCTGTGGGGCTTTTATTATTTCGGATAAAGTTAGGGGAGTAGAGGATGTTTTTGGAGATACGATGGTGACTTATGATAATCCTGATGATCTTCAATCACTTATTAATTATTATTTAATCAATGATGAGAAAAAGGAAGAAGCGTTAGATAGAACTGATTTATTTAACTTTACATTTGAAAAAAGGGTAGAATTAATAATAAAGTTAATAGATTAG
- a CDS encoding glycosyltransferase family 2 protein yields MKNQEKSNTYPIRTSDQMKYLKSILNDSQFKISIIIPVYNVENYIKNALDSIVRQTIGLKHLEVIMVNDCSTDKSGKIMDEYANKYKNFTSIHLHENSGAAGRPRNVGIENSTGNYLMFLDPDDYYTEDACEVLYGRIVADNVDIVFSRYVYVFENKIQRCHSIFGDLDEIKVKKIDEEPGLFTIPPSVWTKIFKRSFIVENDIRFPEGIPAQDLTFMVHSFLEANGIVYLNNRFLFNYNRIRDSKGDKGISRNKNKKNLMGMIQAYHKTFDLLKNYGKEEFYPTLFKGHLQFWMDGFIISNTSSIEKRELLETIGFLIEEFNKYDTELNKRYITPLFNNIVDKRYDDAISLSEIIKNFIETQNKLEKEKDDLQRILDSSKNELAEHLTFTGYIKYKSKNIAFRINKRFKWNIKSLYIKLKNFFVNTKDRIFKLYIQLQGLNPSIRYDDLTLILPYRKTNDPDREENLDITLNFFSKIGINNMIISEHSDKSSKDYLIKKYAHLFNSFRVCTVFANGQLFNKSRAINKGVLESLTQYVAIVDVDCITKKENVNRAIKLLKKGYKVVHPFDRKVTDIIDKKTFQKKFDFHTIKTTVQNRPWADGGIVFWDKNSFINIGMENENFSGWGGEDNEIMIRADLFNLKQYRIDDTLYHLYHHRPQKRTQNNVEQLQKTRQMTKELCLDEINRWPWVIEAKKGYVK; encoded by the coding sequence ATGAAAAATCAAGAAAAATCGAATACATACCCCATTAGAACTAGTGATCAAATGAAATATCTAAAATCAATTTTAAATGACAGTCAATTTAAGATAAGCATAATTATTCCAGTATATAATGTGGAAAATTATATTAAAAATGCTTTGGACTCGATTGTAAGGCAAACTATCGGTTTAAAGCATCTGGAAGTAATCATGGTAAATGATTGTTCCACTGATAAAAGTGGAAAAATAATGGATGAGTATGCTAATAAATATAAAAATTTCACCTCAATACATCTTCATGAAAACAGTGGAGCTGCTGGAAGGCCAAGAAATGTTGGAATAGAAAATTCTACAGGGAATTATCTAATGTTCCTTGATCCTGATGATTATTATACTGAAGATGCTTGTGAAGTCTTATATGGTCGGATTGTTGCGGATAATGTAGATATTGTATTTAGTAGATATGTTTATGTCTTTGAAAATAAAATCCAAAGATGTCACAGTATTTTTGGTGATTTAGATGAGATAAAAGTCAAAAAAATTGATGAAGAACCTGGACTCTTTACAATTCCTCCGTCAGTATGGACAAAAATATTTAAAAGAAGTTTCATTGTGGAAAATGATATTAGATTTCCAGAAGGTATCCCTGCCCAAGATCTGACTTTCATGGTTCATTCTTTTCTAGAAGCAAATGGAATTGTCTATTTAAATAATCGCTTTTTATTTAATTATAATAGGATACGTGATTCAAAAGGTGATAAAGGCATAAGTCGAAATAAGAATAAGAAAAACTTAATGGGTATGATTCAGGCATACCATAAAACATTTGATTTATTGAAGAATTATGGGAAAGAAGAATTTTATCCAACTCTTTTTAAGGGACATTTACAATTCTGGATGGATGGCTTTATAATAAGTAATACAAGTTCAATTGAAAAAAGAGAATTGTTAGAAACAATCGGTTTTCTTATTGAGGAATTCAATAAATATGATACAGAACTCAATAAAAGGTATATAACTCCACTTTTTAACAATATAGTCGATAAAAGATATGATGATGCAATTTCACTGTCGGAGATTATTAAAAATTTCATAGAAACTCAAAATAAACTAGAAAAAGAAAAAGATGATTTACAACGAATATTAGATTCAAGTAAAAACGAATTGGCAGAACACTTAACTTTTACTGGTTATATAAAATACAAATCGAAAAATATTGCTTTTAGGATCAATAAACGTTTTAAATGGAATATTAAAAGTTTGTATATCAAATTAAAAAATTTTTTTGTAAATACAAAAGATAGAATTTTTAAATTATATATCCAACTTCAGGGGTTAAACCCTTCCATACGTTATGATGATTTAACATTAATTTTACCCTATCGAAAAACAAATGATCCGGATCGTGAAGAGAATTTGGATATTACTTTAAATTTTTTTAGTAAGATAGGGATAAATAATATGATAATATCTGAGCATTCTGATAAATCCTCCAAAGATTATTTAATTAAAAAATATGCTCATTTATTTAATTCTTTTAGAGTTTGCACGGTTTTTGCTAACGGTCAATTATTTAACAAATCTAGAGCTATTAATAAAGGAGTTCTAGAATCACTAACACAATATGTTGCAATTGTTGATGTTGATTGCATAACCAAAAAAGAAAATGTAAATAGGGCTATTAAGCTTTTAAAAAAAGGATATAAAGTTGTACATCCTTTTGATAGGAAAGTCACCGACATAATAGATAAGAAAACATTTCAAAAAAAATTTGATTTCCATACTATAAAAACTACTGTGCAGAATAGGCCTTGGGCAGATGGAGGTATTGTTTTTTGGGATAAAAATTCATTTATCAATATAGGTATGGAAAATGAAAATTTTAGTGGTTGGGGCGGCGAGGATAATGAAATAATGATAAGGGCAGATCTATTTAACCTAAAACAATATAGAATCGACGATACATTATATCATCTTTATCATCATAGGCCCCAAAAGAGAACTCAAAATAATGTTGAACAATTACAAAAAACTCGACAGATGACTAAAGAGTTATGTTTGGATGAAATAAATCGTTGGCCTTGGGTGATTGAAGCTAAAAAAGGTTATGTTAAATGA
- a CDS encoding FkbM family methyltransferase: MVSLKNPLNFIKKANRTFNVYLGNYKRIDDFLNAYERDQQKSDAFLNAFLDIYGENQEKTNKFIEKYEHNQEKTDAFLNAFLDIYGENQEKTNKFIEKYEHNQEKTNAFMDSYISIRENLKTAIDTFNQNYDICKGYFFNGDENSFEMMDTDQFFQMCFFNNIQLLSHSPSENRIYLETEEGIKLVTNNRFYTIGEIYARDGYSVPQLYQFKEFVVFDIGMNRGYAALKFANYDSCKAVYGFEINQETYDFALENLDLNPELAHKIKTYNFGLSDKDDEIDIYCLPGSDGITTAELEFTNIQSEWLKGKEQMKIKKANVKEASAIILDIIKKDNINSNIVLKIDTEGSEHKILDNLIDNNVLDKVDLIMGENHLGEDLDGKLVGFENISKKFYANNIHSFCYVKDEYFNKLPQAKFA; this comes from the coding sequence ATGGTTTCTTTAAAAAATCCTTTGAATTTTATTAAAAAAGCGAATAGAACATTCAATGTATACCTAGGAAATTATAAAAGGATAGATGATTTTTTAAATGCATATGAAAGAGACCAGCAAAAATCAGATGCCTTTTTAAACGCTTTTTTAGACATATACGGAGAAAACCAAGAAAAAACAAACAAATTCATAGAAAAATACGAACACAACCAAGAAAAAACAGATGCCTTTTTAAACGCTTTTTTAGACATATACGGAGAAAACCAAGAAAAAACAAACAAATTCATAGAAAAATACGAACACAACCAAGAAAAAACAAACGCATTTATGGATTCTTATATTTCTATAAGAGAAAATTTAAAAACAGCTATTGATACATTCAATCAAAATTATGATATTTGCAAGGGATATTTCTTTAACGGTGATGAAAATTCATTTGAAATGATGGACACCGATCAATTCTTCCAAATGTGTTTTTTTAATAATATCCAACTTTTATCTCATTCCCCATCAGAAAATAGAATATACTTAGAAACTGAAGAGGGGATTAAGCTTGTTACAAATAATCGTTTTTATACTATTGGCGAAATTTATGCAAGGGATGGATATTCCGTACCACAATTATATCAGTTTAAAGAATTTGTTGTTTTTGATATAGGAATGAATAGAGGATATGCTGCACTGAAATTCGCTAATTATGATTCCTGTAAAGCAGTCTACGGTTTTGAAATAAATCAAGAAACTTATGATTTTGCTTTGGAGAATCTTGACCTGAATCCCGAGTTAGCTCATAAAATAAAAACATATAATTTTGGACTTTCTGATAAAGATGATGAAATCGACATATATTGTCTTCCAGGTTCCGATGGAATCACAACAGCTGAATTAGAGTTTACTAATATCCAATCAGAATGGTTAAAAGGTAAAGAACAAATGAAGATTAAAAAAGCGAATGTAAAAGAGGCAAGTGCAATTATTTTAGATATCATCAAAAAGGATAATATCAATTCAAATATCGTGTTAAAAATAGACACTGAAGGTTCAGAACATAAAATTCTTGATAATTTAATAGATAACAATGTATTAGATAAAGTGGATTTAATTATGGGTGAAAACCACTTAGGCGAAGATTTAGATGGAAAATTAGTTGGATTTGAAAATATTAGCAAAAAGTTCTATGCAAATAATATACACAGTTTTTGTTATGTAAAAGATGAATATTTTAATAAATTACCACAGGCAAAATTTGCATAA
- a CDS encoding 6-hydroxymethylpterin diphosphokinase MptE-like protein, which produces MELTLWMQWYQLILEDFGFKKDDDELSAEILNNILDDVGSITPQDIDIKDKVIVFGAGPSLKSNLADLKKMDLDGFTLIAADGATTALLEEGIVPNIVVTDLDGRMNDIITANQQGALMVVHAHGNNREQVEKYTPQLVNIMGTTQSKPRASVYNFGGFTDGDRCVFLAMALGAQVIVLSGMDFGKTVTHYSRPDQEDGPADLVKVKKLKWAKKLVEWAVIHTQVQFLNISGGEEVKGVKTLDPADLSRW; this is translated from the coding sequence ATGGAACTGACCCTATGGATGCAATGGTACCAGCTCATCCTAGAAGACTTTGGATTCAAAAAGGATGATGATGAGCTCTCTGCAGAGATATTGAACAATATACTGGATGATGTTGGTTCTATAACCCCACAAGATATTGATATCAAGGATAAAGTCATAGTTTTTGGAGCAGGCCCTTCACTGAAGTCCAATCTGGCTGATTTGAAGAAGATGGATCTGGATGGATTCACCCTCATAGCGGCCGATGGTGCCACAACCGCCTTATTAGAAGAGGGTATTGTGCCAAATATAGTGGTAACTGACCTTGACGGGCGGATGAACGACATAATAACTGCTAATCAGCAGGGAGCACTGATGGTGGTTCATGCCCATGGAAATAACCGGGAACAGGTGGAAAAATACACACCACAACTCGTAAATATAATGGGAACCACCCAGAGCAAACCACGGGCTAGTGTCTACAATTTCGGGGGATTCACCGACGGGGATCGCTGTGTTTTCCTGGCCATGGCCCTGGGGGCACAGGTCATCGTTCTTTCCGGCATGGATTTCGGGAAAACAGTCACCCACTACTCCCGACCAGACCAGGAAGATGGTCCTGCCGATTTGGTTAAGGTGAAAAAACTCAAATGGGCTAAAAAACTGGTGGAATGGGCAGTTATCCATACTCAAGTCCAGTTTTTAAATATTTCTGGTGGGGAAGAAGTTAAAGGTGTGAAAACCTTAGATCCTGCTGATTTATCCCGGTGGTGA
- a CDS encoding DUF86 domain-containing protein — MNRDEVFLHHILDEIYFLEKQTKSLEFEDFLSDPVLQRAVSRSLEIIVEASKNISIEFKNANPQIEWTKAAGLRDKLIHHYFGVEWDIIWNVIYNELPLMGRKIELILNQEK; from the coding sequence GTGAATAGAGACGAAGTATTCCTGCACCATATCTTGGACGAGATATACTTTTTAGAAAAACAAACCAAGTCATTAGAATTTGAGGATTTTCTATCGGATCCAGTGTTACAAAGAGCAGTTTCGAGGAGTTTGGAGATTATAGTTGAAGCTTCAAAGAATATATCAATTGAATTTAAAAATGCCAACCCTCAAATCGAATGGACAAAAGCTGCAGGTTTACGGGATAAACTCATCCACCACTATTTCGGTGTTGAATGGGATATAATCTGGAATGTCATTTACAATGAACTTCCCCTGATGGGAAGGAAAATTGAACTAATTTTAAATCAGGAAAAGTAA
- a CDS encoding nucleotidyltransferase family protein — MRVLDLIKEHEQEIKDKYSVTKIGVFGSYARGEEKESSDVDVLVEFDEATYHNFIELIFFLEKLLDKKVDLVTTTGLSPYMKPTVEKEVLWCE; from the coding sequence ATGCGGGTTTTGGACTTAATCAAGGAACATGAACAGGAAATAAAAGACAAGTATAGTGTCACCAAAATTGGAGTTTTTGGTTCATATGCTAGAGGTGAAGAGAAAGAATCTAGTGATGTTGATGTTCTGGTTGAATTTGATGAAGCTACCTACCATAATTTTATTGAGCTAATATTTTTCTTGGAGAAATTACTGGATAAAAAGGTTGATCTGGTTACAACTACAGGTTTAAGCCCTTATATGAAACCTACTGTTGAAAAAGAGGTGTTGTGGTGTGAATAG